From Rhododendron vialii isolate Sample 1 chromosome 10a, ASM3025357v1, the proteins below share one genomic window:
- the LOC131304624 gene encoding NADPH-dependent diflavin oxidoreductase 1 isoform X1 — translation MEDKAKLLILYASQTGNAMDAAERLGREAERRGCPVAVLSTDEFDASSLRDEKIVVFVVSTTGQGDPPDSLKVFWRKLLQRNLAKDWLEGVNYAVFGLGDSGYQKYNFVAKKLDKRLSILGATAIIERGLGDDQHPSGYEGALDPWMSFFLNTLYEKNPKLFPKGPDFVIPDMDFMDRPKIEIVHHDADKVVSHYSNDADLRFIEMQIERARSMSPGKLSHDKKRPDCFLKMTKNHALTIASCGKDVRHFEFEPCSSIIEYEVGDVLEILPGQDPAAIDAFIQRCNLNADAYITVHPRGTENQRRDSKISMKLRTFVELTMDVASASPRRYFFEVMSYFASAEHEKERLQYFASPEGRDDLYQYNQKERRTVLEVLEDFPSVQMPFEWLVQLVPPLKTRAFSISSSHSVHPNQVHLTINVVSWTTPFKRKRTGLCSAWLAGLDPENSSGVNIPAWFHKGSLPPPPPSLPLILLGPGTGCAPFRGFVEERALQSKSGPIAPILFFFGCRNKDNDFLYKDFWLSHSQNGGVLSEDRGGGFYVAFSRDQPNKVYVQHKMREQSNRVWNLLCEGAAIYVAGSSTKMPADVMSAFEEIISNESGVSSEAAIGWIRELEKARKYYVEAWS, via the exons ATGGAAGACAAGGCTAAGCTACTGATCCTATACGCCTCACAAACAGGCAATGCAATGGACGCAGCCGAGCGTCTAGGTCGCGAAGCGGAGCGCAGAGGCTGCCCCGTCGCCGTCCTTTCCACCGACGAGTTTGACGCC AGTTCCTTGCGAGATGAGAAGATTGTAGTTTTTGTTGTTTCCACCACTGGGCAGGGAGATCCACCAGATTCCTTGAAG GTGTTTTGGAGGAAACTCTTGCAAAGAAATCTGGCTAAAGATTGGCTAGAAGGAGTAAactatgctgtgtttggattggGTGATTCAGGTTACCAGAAATACAAT TTTGTTGCAAAGAAGCTGGATAAAAGACTTTCAATTCTCGGAGCAACAGCAATAATTGAAAGAGGTCTGGGAGACGATCAGCATCCTTCAGG GTATGAAGGTGCTCTGGATCCTTGGATGTCCTTTTTCTTGAATACTCTTTATGAAAAGAATCCAAAGCTCTTCCCAAAAGGTCCAGATTTTGTGATTCCAGATATGGATTTTATGGATCGACCCAAGATTGAAATCGTGCATCATGATGCTGACAAAGTTGTTTCACACTACTCAAATGATGCAG ATTTGAGGTTTATTGAGATGCAAATTGAGAGGGCTCGCTCAATGTCCCCCGGAAAACTTTCTCATGACAAGAAGAGGCCTGACTGCTTTCTAAAAATG ACAAAAAATCATGCATTAACTATAGCAAGCTGTGGAAAAGATGTTCGCCACTTCGAATTCGAGCCTTGTTCATCT ATTATTGAATATGAGGTTGGTGATGTTCTTGAGATACTCCCTGGTCAAGATCCTGCTGCAATTGATGCTTTCATACAGCGCTGTAATTTGAATGCAGATGCATATATTACA GTCCATCCCAGGGGTACAGAGAATCAACGTCGTGATTCAAAGATCTCCATGAAATTAAGGACTTTTGTGGAGCTTACAATGGACGTTGCATCAGCCTCCCCCCGTCGCTACTTCTTTGAG GTAATGAGTTACTTTGCCAGTGCTGAACATGAGAAGGAAAGGCTTCAATATTTTGCCTCGCCTGAAGGAAGAGATGATTTATACCAATATAACCAGAAGGAAAGAAGAACTGTTTTGGAG GTATTAGAGGATTTCCCTTCTGTGCAAATGCCATTTGAATGGCTCGTGCAGCTAGTTCCTCCATTAAAAACGAGGGCATTTTCTATTTCATCTTCTCATTCAGTTCATCCCAATCAAGTACACTTGACGATTAATGTGGTATCGTGGACAACACCTTTCAAGCGGAAGCGAACTGGTCTTTGCTCAGCATGGCTAGCCGGACTTGATCCTGAAAATAGTTCTG GAGTCAATATACCAGCATGGTTTCACAAAGGTTCccttcctcctccaccaccatcacttcccCTCATTCTCCTTGGACCCGGAACTGGTTGTGCGCCTTTCCGAGGATTTGTCGAGGAAAGAGCCTTACAGAGTAAATCTGGACCCATCGCTcccattcttttcttctttggttGCCGAAACAAGGATAACGACTTTTTATACAAAGATTTTTGGTTGTCCCATTCACAAAATGGTGGGGTCCTCTCAGAAGATAGAGGTGGAGGCTTCTATGTTGCCTTCTCCAgagaccagccaaacaaggttTATGTGCAACACAAGATGCGGGAACAAAGCAACAGGGTGTGGAATCTGCTGTGCGAGGGTGCAGCCATCTATGTTGCAGGTTCATCAACCAAAATGCCGGCGGATGTTATGTCAGCATTTGaggaaatcatatcaaatgagAGTGGGGTTTCCAGCGAAGCTGCCATCGGGTGGATTAGGGAACTGGAAAAGGCACGTAAGTATTATGTGGAAGCTTGGTCGTGA
- the LOC131304624 gene encoding NADPH-dependent diflavin oxidoreductase 1 isoform X2, producing the protein MSFFLNTLYEKNPKLFPKGPDFVIPDMDFMDRPKIEIVHHDADKVVSHYSNDADLRFIEMQIERARSMSPGKLSHDKKRPDCFLKMTKNHALTIASCGKDVRHFEFEPCSSIIEYEVGDVLEILPGQDPAAIDAFIQRCNLNADAYITVHPRGTENQRRDSKISMKLRTFVELTMDVASASPRRYFFEVMSYFASAEHEKERLQYFASPEGRDDLYQYNQKERRTVLEVLEDFPSVQMPFEWLVQLVPPLKTRAFSISSSHSVHPNQVHLTINVVSWTTPFKRKRTGLCSAWLAGLDPENSSGVNIPAWFHKGSLPPPPPSLPLILLGPGTGCAPFRGFVEERALQSKSGPIAPILFFFGCRNKDNDFLYKDFWLSHSQNGGVLSEDRGGGFYVAFSRDQPNKVYVQHKMREQSNRVWNLLCEGAAIYVAGSSTKMPADVMSAFEEIISNESGVSSEAAIGWIRELEKARKYYVEAWS; encoded by the exons ATGTCCTTTTTCTTGAATACTCTTTATGAAAAGAATCCAAAGCTCTTCCCAAAAGGTCCAGATTTTGTGATTCCAGATATGGATTTTATGGATCGACCCAAGATTGAAATCGTGCATCATGATGCTGACAAAGTTGTTTCACACTACTCAAATGATGCAG ATTTGAGGTTTATTGAGATGCAAATTGAGAGGGCTCGCTCAATGTCCCCCGGAAAACTTTCTCATGACAAGAAGAGGCCTGACTGCTTTCTAAAAATG ACAAAAAATCATGCATTAACTATAGCAAGCTGTGGAAAAGATGTTCGCCACTTCGAATTCGAGCCTTGTTCATCT ATTATTGAATATGAGGTTGGTGATGTTCTTGAGATACTCCCTGGTCAAGATCCTGCTGCAATTGATGCTTTCATACAGCGCTGTAATTTGAATGCAGATGCATATATTACA GTCCATCCCAGGGGTACAGAGAATCAACGTCGTGATTCAAAGATCTCCATGAAATTAAGGACTTTTGTGGAGCTTACAATGGACGTTGCATCAGCCTCCCCCCGTCGCTACTTCTTTGAG GTAATGAGTTACTTTGCCAGTGCTGAACATGAGAAGGAAAGGCTTCAATATTTTGCCTCGCCTGAAGGAAGAGATGATTTATACCAATATAACCAGAAGGAAAGAAGAACTGTTTTGGAG GTATTAGAGGATTTCCCTTCTGTGCAAATGCCATTTGAATGGCTCGTGCAGCTAGTTCCTCCATTAAAAACGAGGGCATTTTCTATTTCATCTTCTCATTCAGTTCATCCCAATCAAGTACACTTGACGATTAATGTGGTATCGTGGACAACACCTTTCAAGCGGAAGCGAACTGGTCTTTGCTCAGCATGGCTAGCCGGACTTGATCCTGAAAATAGTTCTG GAGTCAATATACCAGCATGGTTTCACAAAGGTTCccttcctcctccaccaccatcacttcccCTCATTCTCCTTGGACCCGGAACTGGTTGTGCGCCTTTCCGAGGATTTGTCGAGGAAAGAGCCTTACAGAGTAAATCTGGACCCATCGCTcccattcttttcttctttggttGCCGAAACAAGGATAACGACTTTTTATACAAAGATTTTTGGTTGTCCCATTCACAAAATGGTGGGGTCCTCTCAGAAGATAGAGGTGGAGGCTTCTATGTTGCCTTCTCCAgagaccagccaaacaaggttTATGTGCAACACAAGATGCGGGAACAAAGCAACAGGGTGTGGAATCTGCTGTGCGAGGGTGCAGCCATCTATGTTGCAGGTTCATCAACCAAAATGCCGGCGGATGTTATGTCAGCATTTGaggaaatcatatcaaatgagAGTGGGGTTTCCAGCGAAGCTGCCATCGGGTGGATTAGGGAACTGGAAAAGGCACGTAAGTATTATGTGGAAGCTTGGTCGTGA
- the LOC131304624 gene encoding NADPH-dependent diflavin oxidoreductase 1 isoform X3, with protein MMLTKLFHTTQMMQTKNHALTIASCGKDVRHFEFEPCSSIIEYEVGDVLEILPGQDPAAIDAFIQRCNLNADAYITVHPRGTENQRRDSKISMKLRTFVELTMDVASASPRRYFFEVMSYFASAEHEKERLQYFASPEGRDDLYQYNQKERRTVLEVLEDFPSVQMPFEWLVQLVPPLKTRAFSISSSHSVHPNQVHLTINVVSWTTPFKRKRTGLCSAWLAGLDPENSSGVNIPAWFHKGSLPPPPPSLPLILLGPGTGCAPFRGFVEERALQSKSGPIAPILFFFGCRNKDNDFLYKDFWLSHSQNGGVLSEDRGGGFYVAFSRDQPNKVYVQHKMREQSNRVWNLLCEGAAIYVAGSSTKMPADVMSAFEEIISNESGVSSEAAIGWIRELEKARKYYVEAWS; from the exons ATGATGCTGACAAAGTTGTTTCACACTACTCAAATGATGCAG ACAAAAAATCATGCATTAACTATAGCAAGCTGTGGAAAAGATGTTCGCCACTTCGAATTCGAGCCTTGTTCATCT ATTATTGAATATGAGGTTGGTGATGTTCTTGAGATACTCCCTGGTCAAGATCCTGCTGCAATTGATGCTTTCATACAGCGCTGTAATTTGAATGCAGATGCATATATTACA GTCCATCCCAGGGGTACAGAGAATCAACGTCGTGATTCAAAGATCTCCATGAAATTAAGGACTTTTGTGGAGCTTACAATGGACGTTGCATCAGCCTCCCCCCGTCGCTACTTCTTTGAG GTAATGAGTTACTTTGCCAGTGCTGAACATGAGAAGGAAAGGCTTCAATATTTTGCCTCGCCTGAAGGAAGAGATGATTTATACCAATATAACCAGAAGGAAAGAAGAACTGTTTTGGAG GTATTAGAGGATTTCCCTTCTGTGCAAATGCCATTTGAATGGCTCGTGCAGCTAGTTCCTCCATTAAAAACGAGGGCATTTTCTATTTCATCTTCTCATTCAGTTCATCCCAATCAAGTACACTTGACGATTAATGTGGTATCGTGGACAACACCTTTCAAGCGGAAGCGAACTGGTCTTTGCTCAGCATGGCTAGCCGGACTTGATCCTGAAAATAGTTCTG GAGTCAATATACCAGCATGGTTTCACAAAGGTTCccttcctcctccaccaccatcacttcccCTCATTCTCCTTGGACCCGGAACTGGTTGTGCGCCTTTCCGAGGATTTGTCGAGGAAAGAGCCTTACAGAGTAAATCTGGACCCATCGCTcccattcttttcttctttggttGCCGAAACAAGGATAACGACTTTTTATACAAAGATTTTTGGTTGTCCCATTCACAAAATGGTGGGGTCCTCTCAGAAGATAGAGGTGGAGGCTTCTATGTTGCCTTCTCCAgagaccagccaaacaaggttTATGTGCAACACAAGATGCGGGAACAAAGCAACAGGGTGTGGAATCTGCTGTGCGAGGGTGCAGCCATCTATGTTGCAGGTTCATCAACCAAAATGCCGGCGGATGTTATGTCAGCATTTGaggaaatcatatcaaatgagAGTGGGGTTTCCAGCGAAGCTGCCATCGGGTGGATTAGGGAACTGGAAAAGGCACGTAAGTATTATGTGGAAGCTTGGTCGTGA
- the LOC131304624 gene encoding NADPH-dependent diflavin oxidoreductase 1 isoform X4 produces the protein MRRKGFNILPRLKEEMIYTNITRRKEELFWRYTIAHLPLETKVLEDFPSVQMPFEWLVQLVPPLKTRAFSISSSHSVHPNQVHLTINVVSWTTPFKRKRTGLCSAWLAGLDPENSSGVNIPAWFHKGSLPPPPPSLPLILLGPGTGCAPFRGFVEERALQSKSGPIAPILFFFGCRNKDNDFLYKDFWLSHSQNGGVLSEDRGGGFYVAFSRDQPNKVYVQHKMREQSNRVWNLLCEGAAIYVAGSSTKMPADVMSAFEEIISNESGVSSEAAIGWIRELEKARKYYVEAWS, from the exons ATGAGAAGGAAAGGCTTCAATATTTTGCCTCGCCTGAAGGAAGAGATGATTTATACCAATATAACCAGAAGGAAAGAAGAACTGTTTTGGAGGTACACAATTGCTCATCTTCCTCTAGAGACCAAG GTATTAGAGGATTTCCCTTCTGTGCAAATGCCATTTGAATGGCTCGTGCAGCTAGTTCCTCCATTAAAAACGAGGGCATTTTCTATTTCATCTTCTCATTCAGTTCATCCCAATCAAGTACACTTGACGATTAATGTGGTATCGTGGACAACACCTTTCAAGCGGAAGCGAACTGGTCTTTGCTCAGCATGGCTAGCCGGACTTGATCCTGAAAATAGTTCTG GAGTCAATATACCAGCATGGTTTCACAAAGGTTCccttcctcctccaccaccatcacttcccCTCATTCTCCTTGGACCCGGAACTGGTTGTGCGCCTTTCCGAGGATTTGTCGAGGAAAGAGCCTTACAGAGTAAATCTGGACCCATCGCTcccattcttttcttctttggttGCCGAAACAAGGATAACGACTTTTTATACAAAGATTTTTGGTTGTCCCATTCACAAAATGGTGGGGTCCTCTCAGAAGATAGAGGTGGAGGCTTCTATGTTGCCTTCTCCAgagaccagccaaacaaggttTATGTGCAACACAAGATGCGGGAACAAAGCAACAGGGTGTGGAATCTGCTGTGCGAGGGTGCAGCCATCTATGTTGCAGGTTCATCAACCAAAATGCCGGCGGATGTTATGTCAGCATTTGaggaaatcatatcaaatgagAGTGGGGTTTCCAGCGAAGCTGCCATCGGGTGGATTAGGGAACTGGAAAAGGCACGTAAGTATTATGTGGAAGCTTGGTCGTGA
- the LOC131302830 gene encoding uncharacterized protein LOC131302830, with amino-acid sequence MIFRELYKIREKSSTTKEDMIIPTGYVFRPTDEELLIHYLDRKCKHLSLPCNVVFERQIYGVGDKAPWQIFTKDDPWTENTVYVYTRLIKVTKNGDRVARTAGCGTWHAETGLECVTDDEGGVIGSKKTLCFRINNEPGVIDEEGERRGHWIMHEYSLGDGKSSAGKGEYVLCRIRRVDKDPKKSVSKAKNVEAGSVDDDVAVPKPAKRAYSLEGSKSSTGKGESVLCKIKRNASRFTKKSVRKAKNVSVRNAKNVEAGSVDDDVVVRKPPKRARTEFVPEQKLDCDIAAELETEVVPLSEDLFVQELDNMTGGDPNLMFDLEEFVALLEEDRQGSYSPRHCNSAAPVRSDHTTAISNPNFNIAAKYFEELEPVVEQQQGFPLDFDAFGNISSTTEVVPSGLASVPEMAQPPKSFDDEWNQYLSPKLIECWGENISNTEISVSAEVLPRYQESNRFLPPHSGFDATTEPPSLISSVSNNMHVQLEPETIEGLKNMSWSLDSFPHGYGGEIDLLQSKEWS; translated from the coding sequence ATGATATTCAGAGAGTTGTATAAGATCAGAGAGAAGAGCAGTACTACCAAGGAAGACATGATCATACCCACGGGATATGTCTTCAGGCCTACGGATGAAGAACTTTTGATCCACTATCTCGACAGGAAGTGTAAGCATCTATCCCTGCCTTGCAATGTCGTTTTCGAGCGTCAGATTTACGGGGTTGGGGACAAAGCGCCATGGCAGATTTTCACCAAAGATGACCCGTGGACAGAAAATACCGTCTACGTTTACACAAGGTTGATAAAGGTCACCAAGAACGGCGACCGGGTGGCTAGAACGGCCGGTTGTGGCACATGGCATGCAGAGACCGGTCTTGAATGCGTAACAGATGATGAAGGTGGTGTTATTGGGTCCAAGAAGACGTTGTGTTTTCGGATCAATAACGAACCGGGTGTGATAGACGAGGAGGGCGAGAGAAGAGGCCACTGGATCATGCATGAGTACTCACTCGGCGATGGTAAGAGTTCTGCTGGGAAAGGAGAATATGTTCTTTGTAGGATAAGAAGAGTCGACAAGGACCCCAAGAAATCTGTGAGTAAAGCAAAGAATGTCGAGGCTGGTAGTGTTGACGACGACGTTGCTGTCCCGAAACCAGCAAAGCGTGCGTACTCACTCGAGGGTAGTAAGAGTTCTACTGGGAAAGGAGAATCTGTTCTTTGTAAGATAAAAAGAAACGCCTCAAGGTTCACCAAGAAATCTGTGAGGAAAGCAAAGAATGTATCTGTGAGGAACGCAAAGAATGTTGAGGCTGGTAGTGTTGACGACGACGTTGTAGTCCGTAAACCACCAAAGCGTGCTAGAACAGAGTTTGTGCCGGAACAGAAGTTGGATTGTGACATTGCTGCAGAACTAGAAACAGAAGTTGTTCCGCTTTCAGAGGATCTATTTGTGCAAGAACTGGATAATATGACGGGTGGTGATCCTAATTTAATGTTTGATCTTGAAGAATTCGTAGCACTTTTGGAAGAGGATAGGCAAGGAAGTTATTCACCAAGGCATTGCAACAGTGCTGCACCTGTTCGATCGGACCATACTACCGCAATATCCAATCCTAACTTTAACATTGCTGCGAAGTATTTTGAAGAACTAGAACCTGTAGTGGAGCAGCAACAAGGGTTTCCGCTTGACTTTGATGCGTTTGGTAATATATCTTCCACTACAGAAGTTGTTCCCTCAGGCCTTGCTTCGGTTCCAGAGATGGCACAGCCACCAAAGAGTTTCGACGATGAATGGAACCAGTACTTGAGTCCCAAGCTTATTGAGTGCTGGGgagaaaatatttcaaatacAGAAATCTCAGTGAGTGCAGAGGTTCTTCCTAGGTATCAAGAGAGTAATAGGTTCTTGCCTCCACACTCCGGGTTTGATGCCACAACAGAACCACCATCGCTGATATCTTCTGTTTCCAATAATATGCATGTTCAGTTGGAACCTGAAACAATAGAAGGGCTGAAAAACATGTCGTGGTCACTGGACAGCTTCCCTCATGGATATGGGGGTGAGATAGATCTGTTGCAGAGCAAGGAATGGAGCTAG